In a single window of the Syntrophorhabdales bacterium genome:
- a CDS encoding tripartite tricarboxylate transporter TctB family protein — translation MVEKETGTVEGIVWIGIGFVICLLALRFDLGSFHQPGPGFVALLTGIFVAAMGLAMAIARSVHMRRPQQSVSAEHFQIGAWPRLVYTLVLLLAYIILIEPAGFLLTTFLLMFGLFFDLEKKNYFWSLFFSVVTALVSYLVFEVWLHCQLPRGILPWW, via the coding sequence ATGGTGGAGAAGGAGACAGGAACCGTTGAAGGAATTGTCTGGATCGGCATCGGCTTCGTCATATGCCTGCTCGCGCTCCGGTTTGATCTCGGCTCATTCCATCAGCCGGGGCCGGGGTTTGTTGCACTGCTCACCGGCATTTTTGTTGCTGCGATGGGCTTGGCGATGGCCATTGCGCGGTCCGTACACATGCGCCGGCCGCAACAGTCGGTCAGTGCTGAACACTTCCAGATCGGTGCTTGGCCACGTCTCGTTTACACGCTGGTTCTTCTCCTTGCGTACATCATTCTTATCGAACCGGCCGGTTTTTTGCTGACCACCTTCCTGCTTATGTTCGGCCTTTTTTTTGACCTTGAGAAAAAGAACTATTTCTGGAGTCTCTTCTTTTCAGTTGTGACGGCTCTGGTAAGTTACCTCGTTTTTGAAGTGTGGCTCCACTGCCAGCTTCCCCGGGGAATTCTTCCATGGTGGTAG
- the ilvD gene encoding dihydroxy-acid dehydratase, which translates to MKSKKSKSTRSAEIKTLEQFEQFRMEYGHKCIFKAMGFTSEELSLPRIAVVNSWSEQSPGHIHLRAVAEGVKAGIRMAGAMPFEINVIGPCTMLGRTVLDAAHYDLPQREAILTSIESALHVGWCDGWVGIGACDKIIPGMMLAALRLNRPFIFIGGGQMIPSEYEGKNIGYVDGQEIIIRELQKLKASPELIDEFECKMEEVTNCCGASAGACGEMSTGNTLALLTEAMGFSLPGSSTSPGVAAEKIWQAKETGKRIVDLAQKNVTPRDILSLNALRNGIATNMAICGGTNSLIHLQSYAHEAGIPCNLDTWDAVSRKVPALCGVVPSGPYTLSDLHKAGGVPMVMKRIRRFLDETCITVTGQSVGKNLAGVELKDSDVIRPLENPIWPEGALAILKGNLAPRGAVTRHTIVENKDLLQKTYTVRVFNSVNETIEALLSGKPTPIKAGDALVIRYIGPRGGPAMPCGLSVVRALKLAQVKDIVIITDGRFSGFTKGYLAIGHVCPEAQVGGPLALLQDGDRIRVDIHNRGLNVELSAAELKKRKSRWTPPDPSHLTGVIAMYARTALQADQGAGWPVRWEDF; encoded by the coding sequence GTGAAGAGTAAGAAAAGTAAATCAACGCGCAGTGCTGAAATAAAGACGCTGGAGCAGTTTGAGCAGTTCCGGATGGAGTACGGCCACAAATGTATTTTTAAGGCCATGGGCTTCACAAGCGAGGAGCTCTCCCTGCCAAGGATTGCTGTTGTCAATTCCTGGAGCGAACAGTCGCCGGGTCATATCCACCTGCGGGCTGTGGCAGAAGGTGTGAAAGCCGGCATCCGCATGGCAGGCGCAATGCCCTTTGAGATTAACGTGATCGGCCCATGCACCATGCTGGGCAGAACGGTACTTGATGCGGCCCACTATGATCTGCCTCAGCGGGAAGCGATCCTCACGTCAATAGAGTCAGCTCTGCATGTAGGCTGGTGCGACGGATGGGTCGGTATTGGAGCCTGCGATAAAATTATACCAGGCATGATGCTTGCGGCGCTGCGCCTGAACCGGCCATTTATTTTCATAGGAGGCGGACAGATGATCCCCTCCGAATACGAAGGAAAGAACATCGGCTACGTGGATGGTCAGGAGATTATTATCCGGGAGCTGCAGAAGTTGAAAGCTTCGCCCGAACTTATCGACGAGTTTGAGTGCAAGATGGAAGAGGTCACCAACTGCTGCGGTGCATCAGCGGGTGCCTGCGGTGAGATGTCCACAGGGAATACTCTTGCGCTACTTACCGAGGCGATGGGGTTTTCGCTGCCAGGCTCCAGTACCTCTCCGGGGGTTGCGGCCGAGAAGATATGGCAGGCGAAGGAGACAGGCAAGAGGATTGTAGACCTCGCGCAGAAGAATGTCACACCGCGGGACATCCTTTCTCTCAACGCGCTCAGGAACGGGATAGCCACAAATATGGCGATCTGCGGCGGAACGAATTCCCTCATCCACCTCCAGAGCTATGCGCACGAGGCGGGCATACCCTGCAATCTGGACACCTGGGATGCGGTAAGCAGGAAGGTTCCTGCGCTCTGCGGCGTTGTGCCCTCCGGGCCTTACACACTCTCGGATCTGCATAAGGCGGGTGGTGTGCCGATGGTGATGAAGCGGATCAGGCGATTTCTCGACGAGACATGCATCACCGTCACAGGGCAGAGCGTCGGTAAGAATCTGGCAGGAGTGGAGCTCAAGGATTCCGATGTTATCCGGCCTCTCGAGAACCCCATATGGCCGGAAGGCGCGCTGGCTATTCTGAAAGGAAACCTTGCGCCCAGGGGTGCGGTGACGCGGCATACCATTGTCGAAAACAAGGATCTGCTGCAGAAGACCTATACGGTGCGGGTGTTCAATTCGGTTAATGAGACGATAGAAGCATTGCTCTCGGGAAAGCCGACCCCAATAAAGGCGGGAGACGCCCTCGTCATCAGGTACATCGGACCAAGGGGTGGACCTGCAATGCCGTGTGGCCTGAGCGTGGTGAGGGCTCTAAAGCTCGCGCAGGTGAAGGATATCGTTATTATCACGGATGGTCGTTTTTCCGGCTTCACAAAAGGCTACCTTGCCATCGGCCATGTCTGTCCCGAGGCCCAGGTAGGGGGACCTCTTGCGCTACTGCAGGACGGCGACAGGATTCGCGTGGATATTCACAACCGGGGGCTCAACGTGGAATTGTCGGCAGCAGAACTGAAAAAGAGAAAGTCTCGCTGGACGCCGCCCGATCCGTCTCATCTGACAGGAGTGATTGCCATGTACGCGAGGACGGCCCTTCAGGCGGACCAGGGCGCAGGATGGCCCGTTCGGTGGGAAGATTTTTGA
- a CDS encoding tripartite tricarboxylate transporter substrate binding protein, with product MRYETLIKVCFILAGLLLLAPSLSILHAAETTYPTRAITLINPMAPGGLTDVAARLLAEAMEKQLKQPVVVVNKPGGAMTTGGYAVASAKPDGYTLGFFMNSAACPEVYTYFYSAPYSTNDLRPICRSHFFNTAVTVKGDSPWNSMKDFVEYARKNPGTKFGHNGKGGLQYVIMTSIAKAEGLKLVDVPFDGDGASMPAIMGGHIPVALPAYAVVKPLAQAKKLKVLAISSDKRVDIAPEYPALGELGYKLPVYASFFAVFAPKKTPDDIVKKLDDTIHKIMQDREFQARNKALDLTMSYQDGAGFEKYIVQWKADMQAFFKEQGMVK from the coding sequence GTGAGGTATGAGACATTAATCAAGGTATGCTTCATACTGGCAGGGCTGTTGCTGCTTGCGCCGAGTTTGAGCATTCTGCACGCTGCTGAAACAACGTATCCCACCAGAGCTATTACACTCATTAATCCGATGGCGCCAGGCGGCTTGACAGACGTGGCTGCGCGCTTGCTTGCCGAAGCCATGGAGAAGCAGTTGAAGCAGCCCGTGGTGGTCGTTAACAAGCCGGGTGGCGCTATGACGACAGGCGGCTATGCTGTGGCTTCGGCAAAGCCTGACGGGTACACGCTTGGTTTTTTCATGAATTCAGCAGCCTGTCCCGAAGTCTACACGTACTTCTATTCCGCGCCCTATTCGACCAATGACCTGAGGCCCATTTGCCGCTCGCATTTCTTTAACACTGCTGTAACAGTCAAGGGAGATTCACCCTGGAACAGTATGAAGGACTTCGTAGAGTACGCGCGAAAGAATCCCGGTACGAAATTCGGCCACAATGGCAAAGGCGGTCTGCAATACGTCATCATGACGTCCATTGCCAAGGCTGAGGGACTGAAACTGGTGGATGTGCCTTTTGACGGTGATGGTGCTTCGATGCCTGCAATCATGGGCGGCCACATTCCCGTTGCGTTGCCGGCGTACGCGGTAGTAAAACCCTTAGCCCAGGCAAAAAAGCTGAAAGTACTCGCCATAAGCAGTGACAAGAGAGTAGACATTGCGCCTGAATACCCGGCTCTGGGTGAACTGGGCTACAAGCTGCCGGTGTATGCTTCTTTCTTTGCGGTTTTTGCTCCCAAAAAGACACCCGACGACATTGTGAAGAAACTCGATGACACCATACATAAGATCATGCAGGACAGGGAATTCCAGGCGAGGAACAAGGCACTTGATCTGACAATGAGTTATCAGGATGGCGCGGGTTTTGAAAAGTACATTGTTCAGTGGAAAGCAGACATGCAGGCGTTCTTCAAGGAACAGGGGATGGTGAAGTAA
- a CDS encoding tripartite tricarboxylate transporter permease, with product MGIWHYIFYGLSVAVQPINLLYCFAGVFTGTLIGVLPGIGPVGTMSLLLPITFHISPVGAIIMLAGIYYGAQYGGSTTAILANIPGEASSVTTCLDGYQMARKGKAGLALGVSAVGSFIAGTITIFGLVFLAYPLAKAALKFGPPEYFSLMCVGLVILTFLTQGSMFKALMMALLGLLVGLVGLDPFTAKPRFTFGFKELMDGVGIVPVTMGLFGISEVLLNVETKIKRDIYKTEITGLLSSSKDWFAAKWAILRGTIVGFFLGILPGGGAILSSFVSYALEKRFSRHPEQFGTGVIEGVAAPESANNAAAQSCLIPLLSLGIPPNVVMAVLYGGLLIHGIQPGPFLLRDHPDIFWGLSMSMYVGNVMLLALNLPLIGLWVRILRVPYPILFPLILFFCAIGVYTVNNSVFDIYLMVIFGLAGYLMKKMDFEPAPMAMAYVLSPILESSFRQSLSLSGGSFGVFFSRPISLVCMIFVVLLLGFQIVSSYVARWRVGAEKIKTYEGE from the coding sequence GTGGGGATCTGGCACTATATTTTCTACGGGCTCAGCGTCGCGGTCCAGCCGATAAACCTCCTTTACTGTTTCGCGGGCGTTTTCACCGGTACGCTTATCGGCGTTCTGCCGGGCATCGGTCCTGTCGGCACCATGTCTCTGCTTCTGCCGATCACATTCCATATCAGTCCTGTCGGCGCAATCATCATGCTTGCGGGTATCTACTACGGAGCGCAGTACGGCGGCTCAACCACGGCGATTCTTGCAAACATTCCAGGCGAGGCTTCTTCGGTCACCACCTGCCTCGATGGTTACCAGATGGCCCGAAAAGGAAAAGCGGGTCTTGCGCTGGGAGTTTCGGCTGTCGGATCTTTTATCGCCGGAACTATTACCATTTTCGGCCTTGTGTTCCTGGCCTATCCCCTCGCAAAGGCGGCGCTCAAGTTCGGTCCTCCCGAGTACTTCTCCCTCATGTGCGTGGGTCTCGTGATCCTTACATTTCTTACGCAGGGCTCCATGTTTAAAGCCCTGATGATGGCACTTCTGGGGTTACTCGTAGGCCTGGTGGGACTCGATCCTTTCACAGCAAAACCCAGGTTTACGTTCGGCTTCAAGGAGCTGATGGACGGCGTGGGCATTGTGCCCGTGACGATGGGCCTCTTCGGCATTTCCGAGGTACTTCTCAATGTAGAGACAAAGATCAAACGGGATATTTACAAAACGGAAATCACCGGCCTTCTCTCGTCATCGAAAGATTGGTTCGCGGCGAAATGGGCTATCCTGCGGGGGACGATCGTCGGATTTTTCCTGGGAATCCTTCCGGGCGGGGGCGCCATTCTCAGTTCATTCGTTTCCTACGCGCTGGAAAAACGTTTCTCCAGACACCCGGAGCAGTTCGGTACCGGTGTTATCGAGGGTGTGGCAGCCCCTGAATCCGCAAACAATGCAGCAGCTCAATCGTGCCTCATTCCCCTGCTCTCCCTCGGTATACCTCCCAATGTCGTTATGGCAGTGCTCTACGGCGGTCTATTGATCCACGGCATACAGCCGGGTCCTTTTCTCCTTCGCGACCATCCGGATATTTTCTGGGGACTTTCGATGAGCATGTATGTGGGCAACGTGATGCTGCTCGCCCTCAATCTCCCGTTGATCGGTCTCTGGGTCAGGATACTCAGAGTGCCCTACCCTATTCTCTTTCCACTGATTCTTTTCTTTTGCGCCATCGGTGTTTACACGGTGAATAATTCTGTCTTTGACATTTACCTGATGGTGATATTCGGGCTGGCAGGCTACCTGATGAAGAAAATGGATTTTGAGCCCGCTCCCATGGCAATGGCATATGTGCTCAGCCCGATCCTGGAATCTAGCTTCCGCCAGTCGCTCAGCCTGTCGGGTGGAAGCTTCGGCGTTTTCTTCTCACGCCCCATCTCTCTGGTCTGCATGATATTCGTCGTGTTACTCCTCGGCTTTCAAATCGTTTCGTCATATGTGGCCAGGTGGAGAGTTGGCGCAGAAAAGATCAAGACATATGAGGGAGAGTAG
- a CDS encoding aconitase X catalytic domain-containing protein, protein MKLSDYEKAMLDGAEGPARQKAMDLLVRYGEALGAERFIDTNNVCVAIGASGPFIRDLVDKTGSFDAVFSEFALDSSEAVEIPEVKACTYHLIQGLDPDHWEIEGVSRSVYELHMKSLAFAKRIGVQLMNTCTPYLVGNVPVRGEHCAWMESSAVIYANSVLGARMNCEGRESSAAASLTGKIPYWGYHLDENRLGTHLVEVEYDVESVMDWNLLGYYVGEAVQERVPVLSGVRRTPTLSRLKHCGAAAASSGGVEMYHVVGITPEAPSLDAAFGGKKPETTLTFGTRERQLAYDNLNSSAGDRGIDFVMLGCPHYSIDQVWEVCKMLKGRRVHKDTNLWIFTPRALKEIADQNGYTKIITDAGGILMTDTCPALAHVMPKGAKVAATDSGKQAHYMPSILGLQTWFGTTQDCIEAAVSGQWRGELK, encoded by the coding sequence ATGAAGCTGAGTGACTACGAGAAGGCTATGCTCGACGGCGCAGAAGGCCCTGCCAGACAGAAGGCCATGGACCTTCTTGTGCGCTACGGCGAGGCATTGGGAGCAGAGCGGTTTATTGACACGAACAATGTCTGTGTCGCGATCGGGGCATCGGGCCCCTTTATACGCGACCTTGTGGACAAGACGGGAAGCTTCGATGCGGTGTTTTCTGAATTTGCCCTTGATTCAAGCGAGGCCGTGGAAATCCCGGAGGTGAAGGCCTGCACGTATCATCTCATTCAGGGTCTGGACCCGGATCACTGGGAGATCGAGGGAGTCAGCCGCAGTGTCTATGAGCTGCACATGAAGAGCCTTGCGTTTGCAAAACGCATCGGCGTGCAGCTCATGAACACCTGTACGCCGTACCTTGTCGGGAATGTACCGGTCAGGGGTGAGCACTGCGCGTGGATGGAATCGTCCGCGGTGATTTATGCGAATTCGGTCTTGGGTGCCCGTATGAACTGTGAAGGACGAGAAAGCAGCGCTGCCGCAAGCCTTACGGGCAAGATACCTTATTGGGGTTACCACCTTGACGAGAATCGTCTCGGCACACATCTGGTGGAAGTTGAATATGATGTCGAGAGTGTGATGGACTGGAACCTGTTGGGCTATTATGTCGGCGAGGCCGTCCAGGAGAGGGTGCCTGTGTTGAGCGGTGTGCGCCGGACCCCTACGCTCTCGAGGCTGAAGCATTGCGGTGCAGCTGCGGCATCGTCCGGCGGAGTGGAAATGTATCATGTCGTTGGGATCACGCCTGAAGCACCGTCTCTGGATGCGGCGTTCGGAGGGAAGAAGCCGGAGACTACTCTTACATTTGGCACGAGGGAGAGGCAGCTGGCCTATGATAACCTGAATTCATCGGCCGGAGACAGAGGTATTGATTTTGTCATGCTGGGCTGTCCGCACTATTCAATTGATCAGGTGTGGGAGGTCTGCAAGATGCTGAAGGGCAGGCGAGTGCACAAAGACACCAATCTCTGGATCTTCACTCCGCGGGCGCTGAAAGAGATTGCCGACCAGAACGGCTATACGAAGATTATCACGGACGCAGGCGGGATCCTGATGACCGATACGTGCCCGGCGCTCGCGCACGTCATGCCCAAAGGCGCGAAGGTGGCTGCGACCGACTCGGGCAAGCAGGCGCACTACATGCCTTCCATACTGGGTCTCCAGACATGGTTCGGGACCACGCAGGACTGCATTGAAGCGGCAGTGAGCGGACAGTGGAGGGGTGAACTGAAATGA
- a CDS encoding tripartite tricarboxylate transporter substrate binding protein, translating into MKKLHLKHLLCMVVTLVACAAILHSTASAQAKFPTRPVTLWVGLPPGGSADVLARALAEGAEKSLGQKIIVVSKPGGGGTVATSLLMNEKPDGYTLLINTDSVITRAPHISDLEYDPFKDIDNFMLIGEWKTVWTVKGDSPFKKWTDLVAWAKKNPGQLTFGHCTASSFYFGMVAIAKKEGFTFKAVPYPCDAPTMTAVLGGHVMLGGGTAAPYRSHVLADNIRIILSRQKINYAAGHGQLTTFKDVHYDFDLPLLAMIMAPKGMPENVRKTLEKAFMDGMKSEVFKKVAEDQELAVQPMTGKAFVDYLKKTSATYEELIKEMGMYKSEKK; encoded by the coding sequence ATGAAGAAGCTTCACCTGAAACATCTCTTGTGTATGGTCGTGACGCTCGTCGCATGTGCCGCCATTCTTCATTCGACTGCGTCTGCGCAGGCCAAGTTTCCGACGAGGCCTGTCACGCTCTGGGTGGGCCTGCCGCCAGGAGGCTCAGCGGACGTGCTCGCGCGTGCTCTCGCGGAGGGAGCCGAAAAGAGTCTTGGCCAGAAAATCATTGTCGTCAGCAAGCCGGGAGGAGGCGGCACAGTCGCAACCTCTCTGCTCATGAATGAAAAACCGGACGGCTACACGCTCCTCATCAACACGGACAGCGTGATTACACGGGCTCCTCATATCAGTGATCTGGAGTATGATCCCTTTAAAGATATCGACAATTTCATGCTTATCGGGGAATGGAAAACAGTCTGGACAGTCAAGGGAGACAGTCCCTTCAAGAAATGGACAGACCTTGTCGCCTGGGCTAAGAAAAACCCGGGCCAGCTCACCTTCGGCCACTGCACGGCTTCATCGTTTTACTTCGGCATGGTTGCGATAGCAAAAAAAGAAGGCTTCACGTTCAAGGCTGTGCCTTACCCCTGTGATGCGCCGACAATGACGGCTGTGCTGGGTGGCCACGTGATGCTGGGAGGGGGAACCGCTGCGCCATATCGAAGCCACGTTCTCGCTGACAATATACGGATCATACTTTCGCGGCAGAAGATAAATTACGCCGCAGGCCACGGCCAACTGACCACGTTCAAGGACGTGCACTATGATTTCGATCTGCCTCTCCTCGCTATGATCATGGCGCCAAAGGGAATGCCTGAGAACGTGAGAAAGACGTTAGAGAAGGCTTTCATGGACGGGATGAAAAGCGAGGTTTTCAAGAAGGTGGCCGAGGATCAGGAACTGGCTGTGCAGCCCATGACGGGCAAGGCTTTTGTTGATTACCTCAAAAAGACAAGCGCCACGTACGAGGAATTGATTAAAGAGATGGGAATGTACAAAAGCGAAAAGAAATAG
- a CDS encoding tripartite tricarboxylate transporter TctB family protein: MRNYNLLSGVFLVIVSAVACTKAFRLGLGSGASPGPGFIPFAVAALLGLMSLYLCLRGATQALKGYREKEAFKQAGWGKALLVVIFLGAYGALFNFLGFPLATFMLMMSLLLFAGGQKLRLSLTVSILTVACSYVLFVTLFDLPLPRGSLWYFFGE; the protein is encoded by the coding sequence ATGCGGAACTACAATCTTCTTTCCGGCGTCTTCCTCGTCATCGTAAGCGCCGTTGCCTGCACCAAAGCATTTCGCCTCGGCCTGGGAAGCGGCGCAAGCCCGGGCCCTGGCTTTATCCCTTTTGCGGTTGCCGCCTTGCTCGGGCTTATGTCTTTGTACCTCTGCCTGCGCGGCGCGACCCAGGCGCTCAAGGGCTACCGGGAAAAAGAGGCATTTAAGCAGGCGGGCTGGGGGAAGGCGCTTCTGGTCGTTATCTTTCTTGGCGCTTACGGAGCTCTCTTTAATTTCCTCGGGTTCCCGCTGGCCACCTTCATGTTGATGATGTCGCTCCTTCTGTTTGCCGGAGGTCAAAAATTACGCCTCTCTCTTACCGTTTCTATACTGACCGTAGCGTGCTCCTACGTTCTTTTCGTAACCCTGTTCGACCTGCCGCTCCCCAGGGGCTCGCTCTGGTATTTCTTCGGAGAGTAG
- a CDS encoding tripartite tricarboxylate transporter substrate binding protein: protein MRIARRVALIFCLLVLASVEAGLFAASLSAAGSDYPNRTITIVLGVPPGGSTDMGARLLAQFMEKQLKQPVVVVNKTGGAGTVGGYTVASAKPDGYTLGYFPGSAAVPEVYTYFYSAPYSSDALRPVSKIHAPVVAIAVKADAPWNSMKEFVEYARKNPGTKFGHIGKSTTPYVTMISIIKAEKLNMVDVPFDGDATEVPALLGGHIPVGSPILYVIRSLVDGKKLRVLAVALPKRAPSVPDVPTLPELGYKLPYVAFLGLFAPKKTPDDVVKKIDETVRKILDDKEFQEKNKAMDMPVDYDDAATFEKYLAHYKVTAQAFFKEQGLVK, encoded by the coding sequence ATGAGAATCGCTAGAAGGGTGGCATTGATATTCTGTCTTCTAGTACTGGCCAGTGTTGAAGCGGGATTGTTTGCTGCGTCGCTTTCTGCTGCGGGATCCGATTACCCGAATAGAACGATTACAATAGTGCTCGGTGTTCCGCCGGGAGGCTCCACTGACATGGGCGCACGGCTTCTGGCGCAGTTTATGGAGAAACAGCTCAAACAACCCGTCGTGGTGGTAAACAAGACCGGCGGGGCTGGCACGGTTGGAGGCTATACGGTGGCTTCCGCCAAGCCTGACGGCTACACGCTCGGGTATTTCCCCGGTTCGGCTGCCGTGCCGGAAGTCTATACCTACTTTTATTCGGCGCCGTACTCCAGCGATGCGCTCCGGCCGGTCTCAAAAATTCACGCTCCTGTTGTGGCAATCGCTGTAAAAGCTGATGCGCCCTGGAACAGCATGAAGGAGTTTGTTGAGTATGCCCGTAAGAATCCCGGCACGAAATTCGGCCATATCGGAAAAAGCACCACGCCGTATGTGACCATGATCAGTATAATTAAGGCGGAGAAGTTGAACATGGTGGACGTTCCGTTTGATGGTGACGCGACCGAGGTACCTGCGCTCCTCGGGGGGCACATTCCCGTGGGCAGTCCCATCCTTTATGTAATCAGGTCCCTCGTGGACGGTAAGAAACTGAGAGTGCTTGCGGTTGCTCTTCCGAAAAGAGCCCCTTCTGTGCCTGATGTCCCCACATTGCCTGAACTGGGATACAAACTGCCGTATGTCGCTTTCCTCGGTCTCTTCGCGCCAAAGAAAACTCCGGACGATGTCGTGAAAAAAATCGATGAGACCGTTCGTAAGATTCTCGATGACAAGGAGTTTCAGGAAAAGAATAAGGCCATGGATATGCCTGTGGATTATGATGACGCAGCCACGTTCGAAAAATATCTCGCACACTACAAGGTGACCGCGCAGGCATTCTTCAAAGAGCAGGGACTGGTGAAATGA
- a CDS encoding tripartite tricarboxylate transporter substrate binding protein codes for MGVRIHSRILVYILFIALAAIGLNCSLLFAAGSDYPNKPISIVIGVPPGGSTDMAVRVLAQFMEKQLKQPVLVVNKPGGAGTIGGYAVVSAKPDGYTLGYFPGAGSMPEIYSYFYAAPYSSADLRPICRVHVPVITIAVKADAPWSNVKELVEYARKNPGMKFGHIGKSTIQYIVMATIARAENLRMVDVPFDGDGTLVPALLGGHVPVGTPVLYVIRSLVEGKKLKVLAVCLQKRAPSAPDIPTVGEAGYKLAYVPFFGLYAPKKTPDEVIRKLDDVVRRIAEDKEFQEKNKSMDMPVEYEDTAAFDKYLVRYKENIQTFFKSEGLVK; via the coding sequence ATGGGAGTGCGGATACATAGCAGGATCCTTGTATATATCTTATTCATCGCCTTAGCTGCCATCGGGCTGAACTGTTCTCTTCTCTTTGCCGCTGGTTCTGACTATCCGAATAAACCGATCTCGATCGTGATCGGTGTTCCGCCGGGCGGTTCTACGGATATGGCCGTACGTGTTCTGGCGCAGTTCATGGAAAAACAACTGAAGCAGCCCGTACTCGTGGTGAACAAACCCGGCGGAGCAGGTACCATCGGTGGTTACGCTGTCGTTTCGGCAAAACCGGATGGCTATACGCTCGGCTACTTTCCAGGTGCCGGAAGTATGCCTGAGATTTACAGCTATTTTTATGCAGCCCCGTATTCAAGCGCAGACTTGAGGCCGATCTGCCGCGTTCACGTTCCTGTGATAACAATTGCGGTTAAGGCAGATGCACCGTGGAGCAATGTGAAAGAGCTCGTGGAGTACGCAAGAAAAAATCCGGGCATGAAATTCGGTCATATAGGAAAAAGCACTATCCAGTACATTGTCATGGCTACTATCGCGAGGGCTGAAAATTTGCGGATGGTTGATGTACCTTTTGATGGTGATGGCACCCTTGTACCGGCGCTCCTTGGCGGCCATGTCCCGGTTGGAACGCCTGTGCTCTACGTCATACGATCGTTAGTGGAAGGAAAGAAGTTGAAAGTACTCGCGGTGTGTCTCCAGAAGAGAGCGCCGTCAGCACCTGATATACCGACCGTCGGGGAGGCCGGCTATAAACTGGCGTACGTTCCTTTTTTCGGTCTGTATGCACCGAAGAAGACGCCGGATGAGGTTATCAGAAAGCTTGATGATGTGGTGCGCAGGATTGCAGAGGACAAGGAATTCCAGGAGAAGAATAAGAGCATGGATATGCCGGTTGAATATGAAGACACGGCAGCATTCGACAAGTATCTCGTGCGATACAAAGAAAACATACAGACCTTTTTCAAGAGCGAAGGGCTGGTGAAGTGA